A stretch of the Marasmius oreades isolate 03SP1 chromosome 8, whole genome shotgun sequence genome encodes the following:
- a CDS encoding uncharacterized protein (MEROPS:MER0000940): MASVNVASFQSVLSRTGEQPVNHMKDVVNRDRVRAQKLQRGITPHGPLVVPDLKKKPVQRVGAGGLPGEKPATEKPDNMSVDVTDSAIIYVIPVAIGNPATTFSLLIDTGSSNTWVGAHKEYTPTSTSQTQGKEVKLIYGSGSFVGTEYTDTVALSPNMVIKNQSIGVAKSTQGFGGDNVDGILGIGPARGTPTITDNMLSQGIIKTESIGIFFAPTPDKSQNLANGEITFGAVDESKITTPVKYVPITKSSPANRYWGIDQSIKYDGSEIMSNCAGIVDTGTTLIMLPTDTFDMYKKATGAVVDRATGLLSVTATQFKKMKNMEFHIGGTTYELTPNAQIWPRALNNLPGGSPDKIYLVLADNGPSGTGSDFVNGFTFLQRFYSVYDITHTQVGFAETKFTRAETN, encoded by the exons ATGGCCTCAGTCAACGTCGCCTCCTTTCAGAGCGTGCTCTCCCGCACTGGCGAGCAGCCCGTCAACCACATGAAGGATGTTGTAAACCGCGACCGCGTCCGCGCTCAGAAGCTTCAGAGAGGCATAACGCCTCACGGTCCTCTCGTTGTCCCTGACCTCAAGAAGAAACCGGTTCAACGCGTTGGAGCTGGCGGGCTACCCGGTGAAAAACCAGCCACTGAGAAACCAGACAATATGTCTGTGGACGTCACTGACAGCG CTATCATTTATGTTATACCTGTAG CCATTGGGAACCCTGCTACAACGTTCAGCCTTTTGATTGACACGG GAAGCTCCAATACCTGGGTTGGCGCTCATAAAGAATATACACCAACCTCAACAAGCCAGAC Acaaggaaaggaagtt AAATTGATCTATGGATCAGGGTCTTTCGTTGGTACTGAGT ATACCGACAccgtcgcattatctccaaaCATGGTCATCAAGAATCAATCCATCGGTGTGGCCAAAAGCACTCAAGGTTTTGGAGGCGATAACGTTGATGGTATTCTGGG AATTGGCCCAGCTCGGG GCACTCCTACTATTACGGACAACATGCTCAGTCAAGGAATTATCAAAACAGAGTCTATCGGAATCTTTTTTGCTCCAACTCCTGACAAGAGTCAGAACCTCGCTAACGGCGAGATTACTTTTGGTGCTGTTGATGAGAGCAA GATCACTACGCCCGTGAAATATGTTCCTATCACAAAGTCCTCTCCCGCCAACCGTTACTGGGGTATCGATCAGAGTATCAAGTACGATGGAAGCGAAATCATGAGCAATTGTGCAGGCATTGTCGACACCGGAACAACCCTCATAATGCTTCCGACTGACACCTTTGACATGTACAAGAAAGCCACTGGTGCTGTCGTAGATCG GGCCACTGGACTTCTCAGCGTAACCGCTAcacagttcaagaagatgaagaacatGGAGTTTCACATCGGTGGG ACCACATACGAGCTTACACCTAATGCTCAAATCTGGCCACGTGCACTTAACAATTTGCCCGGTGGCAGCCCCGACAAAATCTACCTCGTACTTGCCGACAACGGTCCCTCCGGAACCGGATCAGATTTCGTTA ACGGCTTTACTTTCTTGCAGAGATTCTACAGCGTGTATGATATCACCCACACCCAAGTTGGCTTTGCCGAGACGAAGTTTACTCGTGCCGAAACCAATTAG
- a CDS encoding uncharacterized protein (CAZy:CE10; MEROPS:MER0033242), which translates to MSDTITLTYKVVKGVPIKLDLYLPTHEQNQGPTPAVVYFHGGGLVMGSRRDLFPHWLQNRVTSTGYVFISADFRLIPTGPTTGHDVVEDIKDLFAFLREKDFKVCRETGEEVKIDPGKVAVSGSSAGGLCAYLAASHVTPRPAALLPIFASGGDFLTPFYLNPKSEPFLRGRPLVDASMFADYVHPLAAKVASDLLSESPLTFVPGSNPPLPANPRMAVVFLYLQLGTYLDYYTGQYEPSISASLRSLVGDSKQRLIDTIPEHHRALFPQLNVTSSWPPTYLLHGEEDTAVLVHESQNIHQLLKDAEVESTLKLVPGQDHYFDVMTPNAEDLWGNVFDDVLVFLKKQLSS; encoded by the exons ATGAGCGACACCATCACTTTAACTTACAAAGTCGTAAAAGGCGTTCCAATCAAACTCGACCTTTATCTTCCTACACATGAACAGAATCAAGGACCAACGCCGGCAGTCGTCTACTTTCATGGAGGCGGGCTCGTTATGGGTTCTCGCCGTGACCTGTTTCCGCACTGGCTGCAAA ACCGAGTTACTTCGACCGGCTATGTCTTCATTTCTGCTGATTTCAGGTTGATCCCGACCGGACCAACGACTGGCCATGACGTGGTCGAGGATATCAAAGACCTATTCGCCTTTCTCCGTGAAAAGGACTTCAAAGTCTGTCGTGAGACAGGGGAGGAAGTCAAGATAGATCCTGGAAAGGTTGCCGTCTCAGGGTCCAGCGCCGGGGGACTCTGTGCATATCTCGCTGCAAGCCATGTTACTCCCAGGCCTGCGGCACTGCTACCCATATTTGCTTCAGGAGGAGACTTCTTG ACTCCCTTCTATTTGAACCCCAAGTCAGAACCCTTCCTACGTGGAAGGCCACTCGTTGACGCATCCATGTTCGCCGACTACGTGCACCCTCTCGCCGCTAAAGTGGCTTCTGACCTTCTTTCCGAGTCTCCGCTCACTTTCGTGCCAGGCTCCAACCCCCCACTCCCCGCGAACCCTCGTATGGCGGTAGTCTTCCTATACCTCCAACTCGGGACATACCTAGACTACTACACCGGTCAATACGAACCCAGCATCAGTGCTTCTCTGAGGAGCCTGGTGGGTGACTCAAAGCAACGCCTTATTGACACCATCCCAGAACATCATCGTGCGCTATTCCCACAACTGAACGTCACTTCATCTTGGCCCCCTACATACCTCCTCCACGGCGAAGAAGATACAGCCGTTCTCGTTCACGAATCCCAGAATATTCATCAGTTGTTGAAGGACGCTGAGGTGGAATCAACCTTGAAGCTTGTGCCAGGGCAGGATCATTACTTCGACGTCATGACCCCCAACGCAGAGGACTTGTGGGGAAATGTCTTTGACGACGTCTTAGTCTTTTTGAAGAAGCAATTAAGTTCTTAG